The stretch of DNA aataaacagaaaaagaTTTTGTCAGTATTCAAGAAATCCATCATCTGTATCGCTTAACATTTTAAAGCACTAAATcttttttcacaaaagaaaTCTTTGGATGGAAACCAGGCTACAGTCATATTCAGTTTGTCTTAGTTATCATGAGTGAGTTCCCTCTGTCTTGTGAGGTATTTTGTATTTCTTCCCTTTTCTTGTTGAATTGTTCCCACTTCCCTTTCAAAGCTCTAGTAACCTTCTGTCAAGTGTGCATGTATATCTTTATCGTAGAAATGTTTACAATTGTATAGTTTAATCCTTTGGCTATATCTATATCAAATATTAAACCATACTAAAAAACTGTTGTTGCACCCATTCAAGTCTCAAAAATTCTTCAGAAACTCCAAATAGAATTAATGTAGGATCTAGTTCAGTAAGAATATGCAATGTATCTGAAAAAACCTGGAAAATCTTGTTCCAGAAACTTtaattttggacaaaattaagttattcacatattgatttttttagaACTTTTTTGAATACACACGAGGACGCACAACTGCCAACCTGCATGAGgttctcaagactccagagacaccagcagtttcaaatacctgtttgctgctcaacactggattttttttatagctgcccttttaatacaattaatttttttgacaggaactttcattaataagcctttatctgaccgagttctgctgtgctctaaatcactcacaaatcttataatttaataatctccattcagtttcacacaatattagttgttttcatgccttttgcacaacattgcaccatttcatgcttttcatcttcagaaagatctttcttcctctccatatGGCATGAGAACAGTGACTTGCTCAATAATGTGGAACATCCTCTAAGtcgggtttccatagatctggcaaattattttgtctgagattgataccagttatctaaaaagacatggataaataaacaaaccaacattttcttagaaaaactaaaatctgaacgTTTATTggactgaaatcttactgatatgtcaattgcataataatttggaacgcagtgtatatacacacacacacacaaacacacagtatCTCAAAGAAGTATGTACACACTGAAGAAACATACAACTGAAGAAATttacactttgctacaatgtaaagtagtgagtgtacatcttgtataacagtgtaaatttgctgtcccctcaaaataactcaacacacagccattaatgtctaaaccgctggccacaaaagtgagtacacccctaagtgaaaatgtccaaattgggcccaattagccattttctcttcccggtgtcatgtgacttgttagtgttacaaggtctcaggtgtgaatggggtgTTAAATAtggtgttatcgctctcactctttcacactggtcactggaagttcaacatggcacctcatggcaaagaactctctgaggatctgaaaaaaagaattgttgctctacataaagatggcgtaggctataagaagattgccaagaccatgatactgagctgcagcacagtggccaagaccatacagcggtttaacaggacatattccactcagaacaggcctcgaCATGGccgaccaaagaagttgagtgcacatgctcagcctcatatccagaggttgtgtttgggaaatagacgtatgattgctgccagcattgctgcagaggttgaaggggtgtggggtcagcctgtcagtgcttAGACCGTATGCCGTGCACTGCATCAAATGGGTCTGCATGGCTGTTGTCCCAGAAGAgagcctcttctaaagatgatgcacaagaaagccctGGGGagttacagttcattgagggaaccatgaatgagcagagcatgatcctCTCCCTTCGGAGACTGGGCCACAGGGtagtattccaacatgataatgaccccaaacacagctccaagacgaccactgccttgctaaagaagctgagggtaaagcATGTCTCCAGACATAAACTccattgagcatctgtggggcatcctcaaatggAAGGtgaggagcgcaaggtctctaacatccaccagctccatAATGTTGTCATGGAGGAgaggaagaggactccagtggtaACCTGTGAAGTTCTGGTGAACTCCATccccaagagggttaaggcagtgtTAAAAAATATTGGTGACCACACAGAATATTCtcactttgggcccaatttggatattttcacttaggggtgtacttacttttgtggccagcggtttagacattaatggctgtgtgttgagttattttgaggggacagcaagtttacactgttatacgagcagtacactcactacttttcatagtagcaaagtgtcatttcttcagtgttgtcacatgaaaagatgtaataaaatgtgtactcacttctgtgagatactgtatattcaataatataatatttataatagaaTGTCTTGAGTTTTTGTGTGCGGAAAGACAAACAGGGTCTGCTAAACAAAGCATGTCCTCCAGGTGGCATTCTGGGTCTAAAATTCCAAAGACCATGAAGGTTGTGACTTTAGATTTaagtcttaatgcacagatctaatataatgATATGCATCAAATTTTTTCCCTATTATTTACATTCACTTGAGATATAACCAACTGTGTATAAGTGAATACTCATGTTGCGTGCATTTGATCGTTCAAGTGCAGGAGAACTGAATTGGGTGCAGACCTAGCACAACACATTAACATGGTTTTAAGATTTCAGAGAGCAAAGAGTGGAAATAAACATAtaagacattttaattaaaacatgtattaaattaattttaaggaTATGCAGACACACTGTGTTAGTAACCTGATGGATACTGGAAGTCCAGGATGGCCCAAGAACAAATAAATGTCTACTCATTAAAGTACTCACACTTGGAGAGAAGGGGGTACATAAATCTTGCTGGGAGGGCAATTAGTCAGAGCTGCATTGTGAAGCAGCGCCTGCTCAATCTCCTCCACAATCTGCTATCTCAAGGGGCTTACTTTAACAGAGGGGAAAATTAGAGGGTTCTGCTCTTGAGAGTACATTACAGAGTTTAAATCAGGAGAATCGTGAATGCGAGAGAGACCATCAACTTTGCAGTTCTTTGATCCAGGTGATgggtaataaaaaaatctactcTAGTGAAAAAGAGCGCCCAACTAGCTTGAGCCTTTTGGTTGACCACAAAGTTGCAACGATCAGTTAAAACCAAAATCAGATGTCTCACTCTCTCCAACCAGTGATGTCATTCCTCAAAGGTGGCTTTCATGCCCAACAGTTCACAGTTGCTGACATCGTATTCGCATTCAGATGTGGATAGAGTTTTTGAGAAAGTATTGCATAGAGACCTGTGTCTGAAGCATCCACCTCTACAGCAAAAGGCAAAGCAGGATCTGGAAGATGCAGAGCAGGTGCTGAAGTACAGCATGTCTCAAGTCTGAAAAGGCAATTTGATGTAGCCAGATTCCAATTAAGTTGCCTTTATCCTCTCGTCCTTTGAGTAGTGTGGTAAGAGATGGCGCAGAACTGCTGAAGTACTGGATAAATCTCCTATAAAAGGTTTGTGAACCCCAAAATCTCTGCAGCTCCTTAACAGTGGTGGGACAGGACCATTCTAGTACTGCCTTCACCTTGGAATTATCCATCTCCTTGTCACATACCCCAGGTAGGACACAGAAGAGGAATGAAACTCAAACTTCTCAGCCTTCATAATCAGTTGATGGTCTATGCTCAGAATTTGGGAAATGACACATTAGGTGAATATGAGCTGCATTATTCATCGGATTTAAATGGTGGCTACAAAGAAATCTCTCATTTGTCATGGCTTGACTTGAAAATCAAAGACAATTTGTCAGTTGTCATACAAGTCATGCTGCAGGACTGTGAGTCAAATGTGACTGCCAGAATTTCATCAGAGGTCAAATTTGATTGCATTGATCATTAATCGGCTGTTGGCGAAAGTCAAAGTAACGATAAAAACTAACGATTCAAAGATGTTATGCTAGGATCAGAAGAATTTTaggatttgcaaaatttgtcaCAGATGGTGAAATTATGGTTAAAAATTGACATttatcaatttaaaataaggtCAATTCAGCTGTTAACAGTTCTACAAAAGACAGCAATGTAGTTGTTCAGTTTATTGTTGATTAAGTTCAGATACCAGTGTTGATGTTGTAAGATATGACCCAGATATAAAGCAGCTCTAGAGAATACAACAGTGCCATTATCCAGTTTATGTGAACCTCAAGATTTACAAGTTTTACTGGTGTTATTACATTAGGTGTTTCTTGTCTGTAAAACTCATTCCACCTTAGTCACATTTAAAAGTTCTCCTTCGAGTGAATCCTTATGTGGAATTCAAGATGTGTTTTttgagtgaaactctttccacactttgtgcaggtgtaaggcttctctccagtgtgaagtcTCATGTGGAGCTTAAGGTTTCCATGACGAtcgaaactctttccacactgaaagcatgtgtaaggcttctctccagtgtgaatgcTCATGTGAATTTGAAGAGTTCCATGTTGAGCAAAACTCTCtccacactgttggcatgtGTAAGGCTGTTCTCCattgtgaattctcatgtgcctGTTCAGGCTTCCTTTTTGAGTGAAACTtattccacactgttggcaagtGAAAtggctctctccagtgtgaacatTCATGTGCCTCTTAAGGCCCGTTTTttgagtgaaactctttccacactgttgacaAGTGAAAGCTCTCACTCCAATGTGAACTTTCATGTGCCTGTTAAGGCTAGATTTTCGAcggaaactctttccacaccgTTGGCAAGTTATAaagctctctccagtgtgaatactCATGTGCATTTTAAGGCTTGATTTATgcctgaaactctttccacactgttgacaAGTGAAAGAGCTCTTGCCAATGTGAACGTTCATGTGCCTCTTAAGGCTTGATTTATGACTGACacactttccacactgttggcaagtGAACAggttctctccagtgtgaactttcATGTGGTAATTAAGGTGTCCTTTTCTGAggaaacatttttcacagtgttggcaggtgtaaggcttatcattagtgtgaattctcatgtgcacTATAAGGTTTCCATGATTATTAAAACTCCTTTCACACTGAGGGCatgtgtaaggcttctctccagtgtgaactctcatatGAACTTTAAGGCTTCCATCTtgattgaaactctttccacattgaggGGATCTGCTAGGCTTCTcttcagtgtgaattctcatgtggactttaaggtttcctttttgaCTGAAAGTTTTTCCACAATGAATGCAAGTGAAATAACTTCTATTTCCTGACTTTCGagcttttttttgtgtggaagTCTTTTCAGTCTGTGAGcatttaaaagatttttctCCAGGTATTAAATCATGAAGATTCTCATATTGATCTTCCTCTGCATTGAGTAATTCCCTCTCCTCTTTCAGCGCCATTAGATCTAAgatgaaaaaacaacaaaaaaattaaacccaGTTTAGTCACAAAAGGCaaccaacaacaaaaaatttaaatatgtaatgcaACAACATATATGCCCGATCCTATACTAGGGATGTCCAAACTGTCTCCTGGAGGGTCTATGTCCTACTTGAACCAATACACCTACCGGAAGGTTCAGAAGTTGCCTTAAGACATttattagctggttcaggtgtgtttaattgaggatggagctaaactttgcaagATGATAGCCTTCCAGAAGCAGGATTTCACATCTCTGTCCTATACCTACTATGCTATTAAGAGTTGTTACATGTAATCTAAGAATGTCTTTCCCAGGggttctcaactctggcccGCAAGATCCAATTCTCTGCAGAGTTTgcctccaac from Chanodichthys erythropterus isolate Z2021 chromosome 8, ASM2448905v1, whole genome shotgun sequence encodes:
- the LOC137025022 gene encoding gastrula zinc finger protein XlCGF57.1-like, with translation MAFIKEESEDMKVEETFRVSYEDTDEQTQMAFVKEENEGIRIEEVFSLKQEDTEEQTDLMALKEERELLNAEEDQYENLHDLIPGEKSFKCSQTEKTSTQKKARKSGNRSYFTCIHCGKTFSQKGNLKVHMRIHTEEKPSRSPQCGKSFNQDGSLKVHMRVHTGEKPYTCPQCERSFNNHGNLIVHMRIHTNDKPYTCQHCEKCFLRKGHLNYHMKVHTGENLFTCQQCGKCVSHKSSLKRHMNVHIGKSSFTCQQCGKSFRHKSSLKMHMSIHTGESFITCQRCGKSFRRKSSLNRHMKVHIGVRAFTCQQCGKSFTQKTGLKRHMNVHTGESHFTCQQCGISFTQKGSLNRHMRIHNGEQPYTCQQCGESFAQHGTLQIHMSIHTGEKPYTCFQCGKSFDRHGNLKLHMRLHTGEKPYTCTKCGKSFTQKTHLEFHIRIHSKENF